In Cydia fagiglandana chromosome 3, ilCydFagi1.1, whole genome shotgun sequence, the following are encoded in one genomic region:
- the LOC134680230 gene encoding peptide chain release factor 1-like, mitochondrial, translating into MLLSKMSIIRSLFKTGRHSLLLRQCYSSENLLKLSEPAVQKYLRRLLLEHEELLIKSRRNDAEIQRLREIKPIVQVLEERIALFDSIENLKELNKKENQDDEMKKMVKEEAQIYLSRLKEVDNDLQSVLFQPYLTEGGILLEVTAGAGGQEAMLFARELFELYEAYANFKEWEVNIASIEKSDIGGIRKGSMLIKGIGVPELMKLEAGVHRVQRIPATEKGGRIHTSTVSVAVLPQPSEIELDIPDRDISIETKRASGAGGQHVNTTDSAVRITHLPTGTVVDCQEGRSQIKNREIAMQKLRTLLLQKQQEELTSKINAERKSQVGSSNRNEKIRTYNYPQDRVTEHRPGGGTVHNLKAFMEGGDLLEELQESLLREAQYQTVVSEIEEFNKKYGQEEASTS; encoded by the exons ATGTTGCTTTCAAAAATGTCAATAATAAGATCATTGTTTAAAACAGGTAGACATTCTCTTTTACTCCGACAATGTTATTCTTCAGAAAATTTATTAAAGTTATCCGAACCAGCAGTCCAAAAGTATCTTAGACGTTTATTGTTAGAACACGAAGAACTATTAATCAAATCACGTCGCAACGATGCAGAAATCCAACGACTCCGTGAAATAAAGCCTATCGTTCAAGTTCTTGAGGAAAGGATAGCTTTGTTTGACAGTATCGAAAACCTCAAAGAACTAAATAAAAAGGAGAACCAAGATGATGAAATGAAGAAAATGGTTAAGGAGGAGGCTCAGATTTATCTCTCACGTCTCAAGGAAGTAGACAATGACCTCCAGTCAGTTTTATTTCAACCATATTTAACAGAGGGTGGCATTCTGCTAGAAGTCACAGCCGGCGCGGGCGGTCAAGAGGCCATGCTGTTTGCCCGAGAGCTTTTCGAATTATATGAAGCATATGCAAACTTTAAGGAGTGGGAAGTGAATATAGCTTCTATTGAAAAGTCTGATATAGGTGGTATTAGAAAAGGTTCCATGCTGATTAAAGGAATTGGTGTGCCAGAGCTCATGAAGCTTGAAGCCGGAGTGCACAGGGTTCAAAGAATACCTGCTACAGAGAAGGGAGGTCGAATACACACTAGCACAGTGTCGGTAGCAGTTTTGCCGCAACCTAGTGAGATTGAACTAGATATACCCGATAGGGATATTTCAATTGAAACTAAGCGTGCAAGTGGTGCGGGGGGACAGCATGTGAATACTACGGACAGTGCTGTTCGCATCACACACCTGCCGACTGGCACTGTTGTGGACTGTCAGGAGGGACGGTCGCAGATAAAAAATAGAGAAATTGCTATGCAGAAACTGAGGACACTCTTGCTACAGAAGCAGCAAGAAGAACTGACATCAAAAATCAATGCAGAGAGGAAATCCCAG GTCGGGTCAAGCAATAGAAATGAAAAAATCAGAACCTACAACTATCCTCAAGATAGAGTGACCGAGCACCGCCCGGGCGGCGGTACGGTGCACAACCTCAAGGCCTTCATGGAGGGGGGTGACCTCCTCGAAGAGCTCCAGGAATCTTTACTGCGAGAGGCACAGTACCAAACTGTTGTGAGTGAAATAGAGGAATTCAATAAGAAATACGGGCAGGAGGAAGCTTCTACCAGTTAG
- the LOC134680231 gene encoding voltage-dependent calcium channel subunit alpha-2/delta-3 has product MCKLVGTFVLLLLLSLDSRDCSASSQDDKITLNSVQHWAVKLGSELSSFGEVITRKKRVQESFKSAQIESRDGEKLVQSMADDIRAMMELKVSAVKRIVEAAENMAFDKQSEPVPEDYQFYNSKEMDEPYDEVSITTTAEPDFNLENWIVRPPTKSAHLQLNAHFYNIPVNTNFSSVHVPTNVYAWADGVIKGIHWSEGLDTHFINNYQSDPTLSWQYFGSSTGFMRHYPAMKWRADPVDIYDCRTRAWYMEAAASPKDVVILVDRSGSMTGQRRDIAKHVVTNILDTLGNNDFVNVMTFADTVEEIVPCFEDSLVQATMGNLRELKLGLDNFETMEIANFSAALTRAFELLEIYRNNSGGANCNQAIMLVTDGVPYNYKELFEKYNWKYDTPVRVFTYLIGREVKVADVREVKWMACANRGFYVHLSTLAEVRERVLEHVNVLARPLVLQRETHPVVWTPVYANVTDPKVADYLWEQRERAEQKERFMSQRRDKTHFNSETEQNRRWKITQMKQGQYSELGNSQYQLMTSVSMPVYDLRHNENITENVLINEAYWVSVTKESVEENGQKEMRIARLLGVAGTDVALSEIQALMTPYKIGVNGYAFIVTNNGYILIHPDLRPVYQQILKPSYNSVDMIEVELFDDDRGPRNFSKELTALRQEIIDQRTGNKIMNVKYHMDDMKRASRAKKHYFWTGISESPFTLVVAIPENYGRHRITPPPNDDIHRLSLTFKNISAQQFLLDKWSVHPDWLYCRHYERSFSSPEEELSYFLERVARPGWRWPAKPRPPEHHKNKGHERHNGTSDGRERTKASNSTPRNEYYCDHGLMQALVYDAINTAWFNKSITESASNETALKFIERFGYIVAFMATHSGLTRWQTHPPREHENSSDTRFEFGKQWPRAIDEVWYRRAVEQHYVDPLSYVYSVEMNTEKVPLNVSAAVVTAAHAVFHGDGHRKAPAAVVGYQFQHDRLAEWFFNITATCDNNKGCCASNAWDCFLVDSNGWIIVSEDGNHTGLFFGKIRPDIMTRLVEDEVYKTIHIVDYQAVCFREKKTTNPAATLLTPLENVRLVLAWFLATSVWLYNTITVGLAQGSVYTFDDENVTPTVAYQNYENDEETDDPFLTKPPTARVERDFEKLVLINRTRPTPCDREMYLYQLDYSNLNEKLNKPLKECDRPFYVQLVNFTNMLLVVVDANCPKEEGSVFSVEPTEVLYNETLPCLKHIHPLYRKQPVSCIRSHPEESNIDMCGRASIPGRNMFWIPLAVVSIYTYL; this is encoded by the exons ATGTGCAAGCTGGTGGGCACCTTTGTGTTGCTGCTGCTGCTATCACTGGATTCCCGGGATTGCTCGGCCAGTAGTCAAGATGACAAAATCACACTCAATAG CGTGCAACATTGGGCAGTCAAGCTTGGCTCAGAACTTAGCTCGTTCGGCGAAGTTATTACCAGGAAGAAAAGGGTTCAGGAG AGCTTCAAATCGGCTCAAATAGAATCTCGTGATGGCGAAAAACTTGTGCAAAGTATGGCCGATGATATCCGCGCGATGATGGAACTCAAAGTCAGTGCCGTAAAACGGATAGTCGAAGCGGCAGAAAACATGGCATTTGACAAACAGAGCGAGCCTGTGCCGGAAGACTACCAGTTCTACAACAGCAAGGAGATGGACGAGCCTTACGACGAAGTGTCAATCACTACAACAGCGGAGCCGGATTTTAATCTTGAGAACTGGATTGTGCGACCACCAACTAAAAGTGCTCATCTGCAATTAAATGCACACTTTTACAACATCCCTGTCAATACTAACTTTAGTAGCGTACACGTTCCAACGAACGTCTACGCTTGGG CGGACGGCGTTATCAAAGGAATCCATTGGTCTGAAGGGCTGGACACACATTTCATCAATAATTACCAAAGTGATCCCACGCTTTCTTGGCAATATTTTGGAAGTTCTACTGGGTTCATGAGACATTATCCAG CAATGAAATGGAGAGCTGATCCTGTCGACATTTACGACTGTCGCACGAGAGCTTGGTACATGGAAGCAGCGGCTAGTCCCAAAGATGTAGTCATTTTAGTTGACCGTAGTGGTTCGATGACTGGCCAGCGAAGAGACATCGCCAAACACGTTGTCACCAACATATTGGATACCCTAGGCAATAATGATTTTGTCAACGTTATGACTTTTGCTGACACTGTTGAAGAAATAGTTCCATGCTTTGAAGACTCTTTGGTCCAG GCGACAATGGGAAATTTAAGAGAATTGAAGTTAGGATTGGACAACTTTGAAACAATGGAGATAGCAAACTTTTCGGCAGCCTTAACGAGAGCTTTTGAGCTTTTAGAAATTTACAGAAATAATAGTGGAGGCGCCAACTGTAACCAG GCTATAATGCTGGTTACCGATGGCGTCCCATACAACTATAAGGAGCTATTCGAGAAATACAACTGGAAATATGACACCCCTGTCAGGGTTTTCACGTACCTGATAGGGCGTGAGGTAAAG GTGGCGGACGTACGGGAAGTGAAATGGATGGCGTGCGCGAACCGAGGATTCTACGTACACCTCAGCACGCTAGCGGAGGTGCGCGAGCGCGTGCTAGAGCACGTCAACGTGCTGGCACGCCCGCTTGTGCTTCAGCGAGAGACACACCCCGTTGTCTGGACTCCTGTTTACGCTAATGTTACG GATCCCAAGGTCGCAGATTATTTATGGGAGCAACGAGAAAGAGCTGAGCAGAAGGAACGGTTTATGAGCCAACGACGCGATAAAACTCACTTCAACTCTGAAACAGAACAAAATCGCAGATGGAAAATAACTCAG ATGAAACAGGGCCAGTACAGCGAACTCGGTAACTCTCAGTATCAACTGATGACATCAGTATCAATGCCAGTGTACGATCTACGGCACAACGAG AACATCACAGAGAATGTACTGATAAATGAAGCTTACTGGGTATCAGTTACGAAAGAG TCCGTAGAGGAGAACGGCCAAAAGGAG ATGCGTATAGCTAGATTGTTGGGAGTGGCGGGGACAGATGTGGCTCTGTCCGAGATACAAGCATTGATGACACCTTACAAG ATCGGAGTTAACGGGTACGCCTTCATAGTGACGAACAACGGGTACATTTTGATTCATCCTGATTTGAGGCCTGTG TaccaacaaatattaaaaccaAGTTACAACAGCGTGGATATGATTGAGGTTGAACTTTTTGACGATGACAGAGGCCCACGAAACTTCAGCAAAGAACTAACTGCG cttcgccaAGAAATTATAGACCAAAGAACTGGAAACAAGATCATGAATGTGAAGTACCATATGGACGATATG AAAAGAGCATCCAGAGCTAAAAAGCATTACTTTTGGACTGGCATCAGCGAGTCCCCGTTCACCCTTGTGGTGGCCATTCCGGAGAACTATGGCCGTCATAGGATCACACCACCTCCTAATGACGACATCCATCGCCTCTCGCTCACATTCAAGAACATATCGGCTCAGCAGTTCCTTTTGGACAAGTGGAGCGTCCATCCTGACTG GCTGTACTGTCGTCACTACGAACGTTCGTTTTCATCTCCCGAAGAAGAGCTATCTTACTTTTTGGAACGAGTAGCGCGGCCGGGCTGGCGCTGGCCCGCCAAGCCCCGGCCTCCTGAACACCACAAGAACAAGGGACACGAGCGACACAACG GAACCTCAGATGGGCGCGAGCGCACGAAGGCTTCTAACAGTACCCCTCGGAATGAGTATTATT GCGACCACGGATTAATGCAAGCCCTAGTATATGACGCTATCAACACGGCCTGGTTCAACAAAAGCATTACGGAATCTGCATCCAACGAAACCGC GCTGAAGTTCATCGAACGATTCGGATACATCGTGGCGTTTATGGCTACACACAGCGGACTCACCAGGTGGCAGACTCATCCCCCCAGAGAACACGAAAACAGCAGCGATACTAG ATTCGAGTTCGGAAAGCAATGGCCACGAGCGATCGACGAGGTCTGGTATCGGCGGGCGGTCGAGCAGCACTACGTCGACCCTCTGAGCTACGTATACAGTGTGGAGATGAACACAGAGAAGGTCCCCTTGAACGTGAGCGCGGCGGTGGTTACGGCGGCCCACGCGGTGTTCCACGGGGACGGCCACAGGAAGGCGCCTGCTGCCGTCGTCGGCTACCAGTTCCAGCACGACCGCCTTGCTGAGTGGTTCTTCAATATCACAGCTACG TGTGATAACAACAAAGGATGCTGCGCATCAAATGCATGGGATTGCTTTTTGGTTGACAGCAATGGATGGATTATTGTCAGCGAAGACGGCAACCATACAGGACTGTTTTTCGGCAAG ATTCGACCAGATATCATGACAAGACTCGTTGAAGATGAAGTGTATAAGACCATACACATAGTGGACTATCAAGCGGTTTGTTTCAGAGAAAAGAAGACAACTAACCCTGCAGCCACGCTTCTTACG CCATTGGAAAATGTGCGTCTTGTCCTGGCGTGGTTCCTCGCGACAAGCGTTTGGCTCTACAATACAATTACAGTAGGTTTGGCTCAGGGCTCTGTCTACACATTCGACGACG AGAATGTTACACCCACCG TGGCGTACCAGAATTACGAGAACGACGAAGAAACTGACGACCCGTTCCTGACGAAGCCGCCAACGGCACGAGTCGAGCGTGACTTCGAGAAGCTGGTACTTATCAACAGGACACGACCGACGCCGTGCGACAGGGAGATGTACCTCTACCAACTCGACTACTCTAACTTAAACGagaaacttaacaagcctttgAAAGAGTGCGATCGACCGTTCTACGTCCAGTTAGTAAACTTCACAAACATGCTGCTTGTGGTGGTGGATGCCAACTGTCCGAAGGAGGAAGGTTCAGTGTTCTCCGTGGAGCCGACCGAGGTTCTGTACAACGAAACGCTGCCGTGTTTGAAGCACATACATCCGCTGTACAGGAAGCAGCCGGTTTCCTGCATCCGCAGCCATCCCGAG GAGAGTAACATTGACATGTGCGGGCGCGCGAGCATACCTGGCAGGAATATGTTCTGGATACCCCTGGCAGTAGTCTccatttatacatatttgtag